The genomic DNA ACCGCATCAGGACAATGGCGAAGGCGGTTCGGTTGGCCAATATCTGCCGGAAGGTGGCCGTTCCCCCCTTGCGGGTGACCGCGCCGCTCTCCCGGTCCGAGGGGACGAAGAACGCGACGAAGACGGCCGTAACCACGGACACCGCGCACAGGGTGTAAAAGGGCATGGCCATGCCGAAATGCTCCTGGATCACTCCGCCCAGGGTAGGGCCCAGGCCCAGGCCGACCATGGCCGCCATGTTCAGGGTGCCCATATAGGCCCCGAGTTGCCCCTTGGGGGCGATGTCGGCCGCCAGGGCCATGGCGATGGGCACCACCAGCAGCGAAGTGAAACCGTGCGCCAGGCGAACGAGAATCAACGCCCGGGAACTGTCGGCCGCCAGATAGGCGCAGGACACGAGCGCATACAGCACAAGCCCGACGAGGATGAACGCCTTGCGCCCCATGCGGTCGGAGAAGCGCCCGATAAAGGGCGCGCAGGCGGTGCGGGAAACGTTGAAGCTGGCGATGATCGCGCCGACGACGAATCCGCCCGCCCCCATCTGGACGGCGAGGATCGGCAGCAACGGCCAGATGATGCCGAGGCCGACCATGGTCACGCCGATGGCCACGGACAGGGAGAAAAGCACGGCGGCTGAATTGGTTCGCATTGTGGATTCGTGTCATGCCCGCAGGCAGATGGCTTGACTCGGAGACCGGATGTCCCGTGGAGCGAGCCTCCCTTATCACGCCCTCCGGCACAAGCAAAGCGCTTCTTCACGCGTCCGGCGGGAACGGGAAGGGCCTGGCCCGACCGCTCGGCACGGGGCAATAAAAAGCTTGTGGGCTTTCCGCTTTTCAGGTAAGTACGTCCTCCCGGTCAGCACCACCGGCTTTGGAGAACACCCCCGTTACAACCCTGTTCTCCCAGGTTCGGCGGCCTGGTCGCGTGACTACTCATATATAGTTGAAATGGGTTGACAGGCGGGCGAGATGCCCGTAAAGGTCCCCTTCTTGAGAATTTGCAAGGAGCATTTTTATGAAGACATATAGCCCGAAGCCGGAAGACGCGAACCACGAATGGTTCATCGTCGACGCCACGGACAAGATCCTGGGCCGCCTGGCCACCGAGATCACCACCCGTCTGCGCGGCAAGCACAAGCCGGAGTTCGCCCCCCACATGGACATGGGCGACTTCGTGGTGGTCATCAACGCCGAGAAGATCAAGGTCACCGGCAAAAAGATGGACGCCAAGAAATACTACAAGCACACCAACCATCCCGGCGGTCTCAAGGAAAAGAGCCTGCGGCAGATGCTGGACATCAAGCCCGAGAACGTCATCACCGCCGCCGTCAAGGGCATGCTGCCCAAGAACAAGCTGGCCGCCCAGCAGCTTAAGAAGCTGAAGGTCTACGCCGGTTCCGAGCACCCGCACGCGGCCCAGGCTCCCAAACCTCTGGATTTCTAATCGGGGATTATCATGAGCGATTTCACCTACGCCACTGGCAAACGTAAGAATGCGATCTCCCGCACCCGCCTGTACGCCGGCACCGGGCAGATCACCGTCAACGGTCGTCCCTTCGAGGACTATTTCCCCCGCAAGAGCCTGCAGATGGTTGTTCAGCAGCCGCTGAAGCTGGTCAAGATGCTCGAGCGTTTCGACATCAAGGCCAACTGCACCGGCGGCGGCGTGTCCGGCCAGGCCGAAGCCCTGCGCCACGGCATCTCCCGCGCCCTGTGCGCCCTGGACCCGGAACTGCGCGCCGTGCTCAAGCCCGCCGGTCTCCTGACCCGCGACGCCCGTAAGAAGGAACGTAAGAAGTACGGCCTTCGCGGCGCCCGCGCTTCCTTCCAGTTCTCCAAGCGTTAAGCCGAGAACCGGACATTCAGTCCACTCAGGCCGGTACCTCAGGGTGCCGGCCTTTTCTCGTTTCCCTCCGCTCCGGGCGGCCCGCCGGGCCTTCCTCGAGCGGCGAGCCCCGTCCAGCGTGGCCCATCACCACAAAAAACCATTCAATTCTTGCCCGGACGCCGGTTTCTCCATAGAATGCCCCCACCATGCCATCCAAGAAAAAACCGCAGCCGCATATGCTGTTCGCTTCGCCCGACGGAGAGATCTACGACCACCCGGACCTGTTGCTCATGATCCGGCGGGGAGACGAATTCGGCCTGCCCCGGCCCGATGAGATCATGCCTTTGCCCGAGGAGTCCGAATTTTTCATGCTGCCCGGCCGCCACGCCATGGGCTACAGCCAGGAGGACGGACAGGCCGAAGTCATGGAAGAGCTGGCCGTAGCCGCCTTCGTCTGCCCGGGCCACACGGTCACCGGCGTGGCCGCCTACGAGTCCGATGAGGACGCGCCGGTCCTGCCCCTGCTCTCCTATGCCGCTATCGGCTACGCGAACGGCAAATTTTGGGTCTGCGCCAAGAAGGTGGACGAGGACCAGCGCCAGGTGTTCACCCACATCCAGCCCGACCGCATTGAGGCCGGTGCGCACGAATTGATGTCCGAGCTGCCCGAGAACCGGCTGGTCAACCATCTGGCGGGCTGCGCCCTGACCAGCGGCTGCCCGGCGGCCAAGAACCTGGCCCTCGGCCGGTTCGAATGCCCTCTGCCCACCTCCAGAACGTGCAACGCCGAGTGCGTGGGCTGCATCTCGCTCCAGCGCGAGGACTCCGGTTTCCCCTCGCCGCAATGCCGCATCGCCTTCCGGCCCACGGCGGACGAGATCGTCCAGATCATGCGCCGCCACGAGTCGCGCGAACGCCGCCCCATTTTTTCCTTCGGCCAGGGATGCGAGGGCGAACCTCTGCTCGAGGCCGAACTTCTCTGCGAGGCGGTGGCCAAGTATCGCCACGAAGGCGGCACCGGCACGGTCAACGTCAACACCAACGGCTCACGCCACCAGGCCATGCCCGCGCTGAAAATCGCCGGAATGAACTCCATCCGCGTCAGCCTGAACTCCGCCCGCAAAGGCCCCTACGAGGCCTACTACCGTCCCCACGGCTACAGCTTCGACGATGTGCGAGAGACCATCCTCAAGGCCCACGACGTCGGCCTGTACGTCTCCCTGAACCTGCTCTTCTTCCCCGGCATCACCGACACCGAGGAGGAGTATGACGCCCTGGTCGAGCTGGGCGAGACCTGCCGCTACGACTTCATCCAACTGCGCAATCTCAACCTCGACCCCGAACTTTATCTCCGCCTCATGGAACCCTTCGGGCACTCCCCGTCCATGGGCTTCAACAACTTCAAGAAACGACTCAAAAAAGCCCTCCCCTGGATCGAGTACGGCTACTTCAACCCGTACCTCGGGTAGGCGGGGAGCCTCCGGCGGCCAGGGAACCCTTTGAAAAGGGCTCTCTGGACTCTCCCAAACTTTTTGTGTGCCTGCGGCAAAGGCGTGCGAACGCGTAAAGCCGCAGCCTTGTCCTGATCGCCGGGAACGGTCCTCCGACCGTTACTTGCCGGTCCCCTTGCGGGTGCGGGCGGCCATGATCTCGGTCATCAGATCCAGTTGCAGTTGCTGGATGTCGAGAAGGCGTTCCCATTGGTTGGAGATGAGATGGTCGAGTTTTTCGTGCAGATGGCGGATTTCCAACTCGGCCTTGAGGTTGACCTTGTAGTCGTTCTCGGCCCGGGCCCGGTCTTTGTCCTCTTGCCGGTTCTGGCTCATCATGATGATCGGGGCCTGGATGGCGGCCAACAGCGAGAGTAGCAGATTGAGCAGGATAAAGGGATACGGATCGAAGGGCCGGAAGACCAGAAGCAGCGTGTTCACCAGCACCCAGAATAGAATGAACACGCCGAACAGGATGATGAATTTCCAACTTCCGCCGAAATCGGCGATGAGATCGGCCAGACGCTCGCCCGTGGTGCGCATCCGGTCCATCTCCTCTTCCGGATTGCTGGCCAAAAGCTCATGCCGTTGCAGGCTTTGCAAGACCTCCTGATCCAGTTCACTCAACTCGCCCTTTTCCGAAAGCATGATGTCTTCCACGTACTTGAACCGAAAATGATTCAGATCGTCCGTGCAGATATAGCCGGACTCGGTGAAGTCCGGCCGCTCCTTGACGATCTCGTCGAAGATCGCGGGACGGATGGTCGAAACGGGGAGCATATTAGCCTTGCTCTGCCCGCAGATCCGGCAGACGTGCCGAGGCTTGGGCTTCAGTGAAGGCGACCGGCGGGGGGAGGATTTCTGGCTCATGGCAAACCTCGCTGTAACGGCAAAAGGCCTGGGTGAAACAATCCGGCATCAGCCGCCGGGCTTGATGCGGCCCGGCGCGCGGCCAATAAGATTGGTTACCCCACCGGCCCGGCCAGGTAAACCGCCTTGCGCGATCCGCCGCCATTCTTGCCGCCAAGCGGCGTTCGACGTCCGTTTTCCTTTTTAGGGGAATTACCGGGGTACTTTCCAAAGAAAAACCCCTGCCGCGCGTACATGGCAGGGGTTCGATCAGTGGCTGAAAAACGGTCTACGGAAAGAGCACCTGGACCTGTTCAGCGGCCTCCCGGCGCTTGACGA from Desulfovibrio sp. Huiquan2017 includes the following:
- a CDS encoding MFS transporter, producing the protein MRTNSAAVLFSLSVAIGVTMVGLGIIWPLLPILAVQMGAGGFVVGAIIASFNVSRTACAPFIGRFSDRMGRKAFILVGLVLYALVSCAYLAADSSRALILVRLAHGFTSLLVVPIAMALAADIAPKGQLGAYMGTLNMAAMVGLGLGPTLGGVIQEHFGMAMPFYTLCAVSVVTAVFVAFFVPSDRESGAVTRKGGTATFRQILANRTAFAIVLMRFFSASGQGAVYTFLPIYAHQVGLSGSQFGFLLSANVFLIALMQRPVGRLADRTNPKRVVILGMFGVAVAVFCMPFSTDFLPLLGLNILMGASTGFILPGSLVITGYLGQTMGMASLMSVTDAAYSFGMIVSPILSGIIFDTLGIAYVFTAGAILIAVGGVVVAVLLRNYRPPAGEDGDGE
- the rplM gene encoding 50S ribosomal protein L13 — protein: MKTYSPKPEDANHEWFIVDATDKILGRLATEITTRLRGKHKPEFAPHMDMGDFVVVINAEKIKVTGKKMDAKKYYKHTNHPGGLKEKSLRQMLDIKPENVITAAVKGMLPKNKLAAQQLKKLKVYAGSEHPHAAQAPKPLDF
- the rpsI gene encoding 30S ribosomal protein S9, encoding MMSDFTYATGKRKNAISRTRLYAGTGQITVNGRPFEDYFPRKSLQMVVQQPLKLVKMLERFDIKANCTGGGVSGQAEALRHGISRALCALDPELRAVLKPAGLLTRDARKKERKKYGLRGARASFQFSKR
- a CDS encoding radical SAM protein; the encoded protein is MPSKKKPQPHMLFASPDGEIYDHPDLLLMIRRGDEFGLPRPDEIMPLPEESEFFMLPGRHAMGYSQEDGQAEVMEELAVAAFVCPGHTVTGVAAYESDEDAPVLPLLSYAAIGYANGKFWVCAKKVDEDQRQVFTHIQPDRIEAGAHELMSELPENRLVNHLAGCALTSGCPAAKNLALGRFECPLPTSRTCNAECVGCISLQREDSGFPSPQCRIAFRPTADEIVQIMRRHESRERRPIFSFGQGCEGEPLLEAELLCEAVAKYRHEGGTGTVNVNTNGSRHQAMPALKIAGMNSIRVSLNSARKGPYEAYYRPHGYSFDDVRETILKAHDVGLYVSLNLLFFPGITDTEEEYDALVELGETCRYDFIQLRNLNLDPELYLRLMEPFGHSPSMGFNNFKKRLKKALPWIEYGYFNPYLG
- a CDS encoding DUF1003 domain-containing protein, which codes for MSQKSSPRRSPSLKPKPRHVCRICGQSKANMLPVSTIRPAIFDEIVKERPDFTESGYICTDDLNHFRFKYVEDIMLSEKGELSELDQEVLQSLQRHELLASNPEEEMDRMRTTGERLADLIADFGGSWKFIILFGVFILFWVLVNTLLLVFRPFDPYPFILLNLLLSLLAAIQAPIIMMSQNRQEDKDRARAENDYKVNLKAELEIRHLHEKLDHLISNQWERLLDIQQLQLDLMTEIMAARTRKGTGK